One part of the Georgfuchsia toluolica genome encodes these proteins:
- a CDS encoding CBS domain-containing protein, whose amino-acid sequence MNMHLPLVREFMDNYVDTLSPETDIMVAVKFLLQKRVTSAPVVDSKGELLGILTELDCLKLLTLGDADCVLPKGQVKNFMTLASAVQAIPPDMDIYYVAGLFLEVPYRRFPVVENGRLVGAITRFDILRAVQSRLAPSVISSKEGIQSLTYIRSP is encoded by the coding sequence ATGAACATGCACCTACCCCTGGTTCGGGAATTCATGGACAACTATGTCGATACCCTGTCCCCGGAGACTGACATTATGGTGGCAGTGAAATTCCTGCTGCAAAAAAGAGTCACCAGTGCGCCCGTGGTCGACAGCAAGGGAGAGTTGCTGGGCATCCTCACCGAACTCGATTGCCTCAAACTGCTGACGCTGGGGGACGCGGATTGCGTACTTCCCAAGGGGCAAGTGAAAAACTTCATGACCCTGGCTTCCGCGGTGCAGGCCATCCCGCCCGATATGGACATCTATTACGTCGCCGGGCTTTTCCTGGAGGTGCCTTATCGTCGCTTTCCGGTGGTGGAGAATGGCCGCCTGGTGGGCGCCATCACGCGCTTTGACATTCTGCGCGCAGTGCAAAGCCGGCTGGCCCCTTCGGTCATTTCCTCGAAAGAGGGAATCCAGAGTCTTACATATATCCGTTCGCCCTGA
- a CDS encoding ABC transporter permease — MSAAISNTAADLWSLRWRHVWQRNFLVWRKLAIPSVLGNLADPMIYMFGLGYGLGSLMPQVNGGSYIAFLAGGTLCASTMNAATFETLYSGFSRMHVQRTWEAIINAPLSLDDVVAGELVWSATKALLSGMAIFIVILLLGLAHSPLALLVLPVVFLVGLTFGALGLIVTALAPSYDFFMYYFTLFITPMTLLSGVFFPLSQLPLPLQAAAHALPLTHAVLLVRPLLAGQWPDHALLHTGFLAAITVIAFAIALKLARRRLLK; from the coding sequence ATGAGTGCCGCGATCTCCAACACCGCTGCCGACCTGTGGTCACTACGCTGGCGTCATGTCTGGCAGCGCAATTTCCTGGTCTGGCGCAAGCTGGCGATTCCCTCGGTGCTGGGCAATCTGGCCGACCCGATGATCTACATGTTCGGCCTCGGCTATGGCCTCGGTTCGCTGATGCCACAGGTGAATGGCGGCTCCTACATCGCCTTCCTCGCCGGTGGCACGTTGTGCGCCTCCACCATGAATGCGGCAACCTTTGAAACCCTCTATTCGGGCTTTTCGCGCATGCATGTGCAGCGCACCTGGGAAGCCATCATCAATGCGCCGCTGTCGCTCGACGACGTCGTGGCCGGTGAACTGGTATGGTCGGCCACCAAGGCGCTGCTGTCGGGCATGGCAATCTTCATCGTCATCCTGCTGCTCGGCCTGGCCCACTCGCCGCTCGCGTTGCTCGTGCTGCCGGTGGTATTTCTGGTCGGTCTCACCTTTGGCGCGCTGGGCCTGATCGTCACCGCGCTGGCGCCCTCCTATGATTTTTTCATGTATTACTTCACGCTGTTCATCACCCCGATGACGCTGCTCTCCGGCGTGTTCTTCCCGCTCTCGCAGTTGCCGCTGCCCCTGCAGGCGGCAGCCCATGCGCTGCCCCTCACGCACGCTGTATTGCTGGTGCGGCCGCTGCTTGCGGGCCAGTGGCCGGATCATGCGCTGCTCCATACCGGTTTTCTTGCCGCCATCACCGTCATCGCCTTCGCCATCGCGCTGAAGCTGGCGCGCCGGCGTTTGCTTAAATAA
- a CDS encoding putative toxin-antitoxin system toxin component, PIN family — MIRHGLDGAPARVVFDTNVLLSLWVFADSKFAPLREYVDRGKWIALTDEHCLAEFKRVLGYSQFKLGAEQQAQILCDYSAIAQAGHPRKTFPVVLPRCSDRDDQKFLELARNAGAGWLVTADKALLKMARRNKLAGLFHIVTPDAVLAELSAVEPAYDPG, encoded by the coding sequence ATGATTCGGCACGGACTCGATGGCGCACCGGCACGCGTCGTGTTCGACACCAACGTGCTGCTCTCGCTCTGGGTATTCGCGGACAGCAAGTTTGCTCCGCTGCGAGAGTATGTTGACCGCGGCAAATGGATTGCGCTCACCGACGAACACTGCCTCGCCGAATTCAAGCGCGTGCTCGGCTATAGCCAGTTCAAGCTCGGCGCCGAACAACAGGCGCAAATCCTTTGCGATTACAGCGCCATTGCCCAGGCCGGCCACCCGCGCAAGACATTTCCTGTCGTCCTGCCGCGTTGTTCCGACCGCGATGATCAGAAATTTCTCGAACTCGCGCGCAATGCAGGCGCTGGGTGGCTGGTCACGGCAGACAAGGCGCTGCTGAAAATGGCAAGAAGGAACAAGCTTGCCGGCCTGTTCCACATCGTCACGCCGGATGCGGTGCTGGCAGAGTTGTCTGCCGTCGAGCCTGCTTATGATCCGGGATGA
- the cutA gene encoding divalent-cation tolerance protein CutA, translating to METLLVFTHLPDAASAQALAANLIESRVAACVNILAPCRSVYRWQGKIEIAEEVPLLIKTTAERYAALERAIRTQHPYELPEIVAVPLSKGLPAYVDWVAEETRENPEN from the coding sequence ATGGAAACCCTGCTCGTTTTCACCCATTTGCCCGATGCGGCCAGCGCGCAGGCGCTTGCCGCCAACCTGATCGAAAGTCGCGTGGCGGCCTGCGTCAACATTCTTGCGCCATGCCGATCGGTCTATCGCTGGCAGGGGAAAATCGAGATTGCGGAAGAAGTGCCGCTGCTGATCAAGACCACTGCGGAACGCTACGCTGCGCTGGAACGGGCAATCCGCACGCAACATCCTTACGAACTTCCCGAGATTGTCGCTGTCCCTCTAAGCAAAGGCCTGCCGGCCTATGTCGACTGGGTCGCCGAGGAAACCCGTGAAAATCCGGAAAATTAA
- a CDS encoding glycine zipper 2TM domain-containing protein: MEILDRPKLLYPSLVIAAIAVTVFSLLGIATLTGALPFAHSEMREATAAKTQAESDRMTSKKLAATCPSCGTVESVHAVQVKGEGSGVGIVAGGIAGALLGNGIGRGAGRSLATVAGAAGGAYAGNEIEKNTKKHISYRIRVRMSDGSIRTLHQSEAPGVSAGDRVKIVDGTIVQLS; encoded by the coding sequence ATGGAAATCCTTGACCGCCCCAAACTACTTTATCCCTCCCTGGTGATTGCGGCGATTGCCGTTACCGTCTTCAGTTTGCTCGGCATCGCCACACTTACCGGCGCATTGCCGTTCGCGCATTCCGAAATGCGCGAAGCGACGGCTGCCAAAACCCAAGCAGAGAGCGACCGTATGACGTCGAAAAAACTGGCGGCGACTTGCCCCAGTTGTGGAACCGTTGAATCGGTGCACGCAGTTCAGGTCAAGGGCGAAGGCAGCGGCGTCGGCATTGTCGCTGGCGGCATTGCCGGCGCCCTGCTCGGTAATGGTATCGGCCGGGGCGCTGGCCGCAGTCTCGCCACGGTCGCCGGGGCGGCGGGTGGCGCTTACGCCGGCAACGAGATCGAGAAAAACACCAAGAAACACATCAGCTATCGCATTCGTGTCCGCATGAGCGACGGCAGCATTCGCACCTTGCATCAAAGCGAGGCGCCCGGCGTCTCGGCTGGAGACCGCGTCAAGATCGTTGACGGCACCATTGTGCAGCTATCGTAA
- the dsbD gene encoding protein-disulfide reductase DsbD translates to MLMRIFSLLLTLLVHYAAFASDAPLEAAQAFRLGSVRVVEPGLVEARWQIADGYYLYRARFKFAAEPETVKLGTAQTPAGEFHDDPNFGKVEAYRHEVKVLIPFEAPAGTASWTLKTKVQGCADLGVCYPPLPQQAVVELSASPAMVPAMGKLEPFDNANSTSRIGRLLHNGSLWLVLSSFFGFGILLSFTPCVLPMVPIISGIIVNHGHAVTHARAFALTLAYVLGMAVTYAAAGVAAGYSGTLLSTALQNAWVLGSFALIFVALSLSMFGFYELQLPSALQSRLSESANRRNGSVTALAIMGALSALIVGPCVAAPLAGALLYIAQTGNAVLGGGALFAMALGMGAPLLVVGVFSRSLLPKTGPWMDAVKKFFGVLLLATALWLVSPVIPVWAQLLGWTALLIVPAIYMHALDLLPANAGGWQKFWKGIGLVMLLAGTAMLAGALGGSRDPLRPLAFLGQTVAAESAPHFERVATLVELDARLKNSSKPVLLDFYADWCASCKEMERNTFSNTAVKQALAGFTLLQADVTANSADDAALLKRFGLVGPPGILFFRQGIENQSLRIIGYQPPEQFIPVLKHAAAP, encoded by the coding sequence ATGTTGATGCGTATCTTTTCGTTGTTGTTGACCCTGCTTGTTCATTACGCCGCGTTCGCATCCGATGCGCCGCTGGAAGCGGCACAGGCCTTCCGGCTTGGCTCGGTACGGGTGGTTGAACCAGGCTTGGTCGAGGCGCGCTGGCAGATCGCGGATGGCTACTATCTGTATCGCGCGCGCTTCAAGTTCGCCGCCGAACCGGAGACCGTCAAACTCGGCACGGCGCAAACGCCAGCCGGCGAATTTCATGACGATCCCAACTTCGGCAAGGTCGAAGCCTATCGCCATGAAGTGAAAGTGTTAATTCCCTTCGAGGCACCGGCCGGCACGGCGAGCTGGACGCTGAAAACGAAAGTGCAGGGCTGCGCCGATCTCGGCGTGTGCTATCCGCCCCTGCCGCAACAGGCCGTCGTCGAGTTGAGCGCCAGTCCCGCCATGGTTCCCGCCATGGGCAAGCTCGAACCGTTCGATAATGCCAACAGTACTTCCCGTATCGGCCGCCTGCTGCATAACGGCAGCCTGTGGCTGGTGCTGTCCTCCTTTTTCGGCTTCGGTATTTTGCTGTCCTTCACGCCCTGCGTGCTGCCGATGGTGCCGATCATCTCCGGCATCATCGTCAACCACGGTCACGCGGTGACCCATGCGCGCGCCTTCGCGCTCACCCTGGCCTATGTTCTTGGCATGGCGGTAACCTATGCTGCGGCGGGTGTCGCGGCTGGTTACTCCGGCACGCTGCTGTCGACCGCCTTGCAAAACGCCTGGGTGCTTGGCAGCTTCGCGCTGATTTTCGTCGCGCTCTCGTTGTCGATGTTTGGTTTTTACGAACTGCAACTGCCCAGTGCCCTGCAGAGCCGCTTGTCGGAAAGCGCGAATCGCCGCAACGGTTCGGTGACGGCATTGGCCATCATGGGCGCCCTGTCGGCGCTGATTGTCGGCCCTTGCGTGGCGGCGCCGCTGGCAGGCGCGCTGCTCTACATTGCGCAAACCGGAAATGCGGTGCTCGGCGGCGGGGCGCTGTTCGCGATGGCGTTGGGCATGGGCGCACCGCTGCTCGTGGTCGGCGTGTTTTCGCGCTCGCTGTTGCCGAAGACAGGGCCCTGGATGGACGCCGTAAAGAAATTTTTTGGCGTGCTGTTGCTGGCCACGGCGCTGTGGCTGGTTTCTCCGGTAATTCCGGTCTGGGCACAGTTGCTGGGCTGGACGGCGTTGTTGATCGTGCCCGCAATCTACATGCATGCGCTCGATTTACTGCCAGCCAATGCCGGCGGCTGGCAAAAGTTCTGGAAAGGCATCGGCCTGGTGATGCTGTTGGCCGGCACGGCAATGCTGGCTGGTGCGCTCGGCGGTTCGCGCGATCCTTTGCGCCCGCTCGCGTTTCTCGGCCAGACCGTGGCGGCGGAAAGCGCGCCGCATTTCGAGCGCGTCGCCACGCTCGTGGAACTCGACGCGCGTCTGAAAAATTCCTCCAAGCCGGTGTTGCTCGATTTCTATGCCGACTGGTGTGCCAGTTGCAAGGAAATGGAGCGCAATACCTTTTCCAATACTGCGGTGAAACAGGCGCTCGCCGGTTTCACCCTGCTGCAGGCGGATGTGACGGCCAACAGCGCAGACGATGCCGCCTTGCTGAAACGCTTCGGCCTGGTCGGTCCACCGGGAATCCTGTTCTTCAGGCAAGGCATCGAGAATCAGTCCTTGCGCATCATCGGCTACCAGCCGCCGGAGCAATTCATTCCCGTGCTGAAGCACGCGGCGGCGCCGTAG
- a CDS encoding glycine zipper domain-containing protein, producing the protein MKTLASIGLIALLPLLAAPYTNLSKENIGTVTGALIGGATGAALTGIYPGVIGGAVVGAYFGNRIGGDFDFQPPTADR; encoded by the coding sequence ATGAAAACACTTGCCTCCATTGGCCTTATTGCGCTGCTACCGCTCCTTGCAGCGCCATATACGAATCTAAGCAAAGAAAACATCGGCACCGTTACCGGGGCCTTGATCGGTGGCGCCACCGGTGCGGCGCTGACCGGCATCTATCCCGGTGTCATCGGTGGTGCAGTGGTGGGCGCCTATTTTGGCAACCGCATCGGCGGGGATTTCGATTTCCAGCCACCGACTGCAGACCGCTAA
- the narI gene encoding respiratory nitrate reductase subunit gamma: protein MTTTWLDMLLFGYYPYLCLTVLLLGSLLRFDRDQYTWKSDSSQLLRQGSLRWGSNLFHIGVLGIFFGHLGGLLTPLEVWHTLGLSLANKQLIAIYGGGTCGVLGLTGALLLAQRRLGDARILKNSSPMDIVILLLLAAQLALGLLTIPVSLQHMSGGEMIKLVEWAQHIATFRGGAADYLADVSILFKLHLFLGLTIALLFPFSRLVHIWSGFGALTYLVRPYQMVRARRLNLPAGHNLP, encoded by the coding sequence ATGACAACAACCTGGCTCGACATGCTGCTGTTCGGCTACTACCCCTACCTCTGCCTGACGGTGCTTCTGCTCGGCAGCCTGCTCCGCTTCGACCGCGATCAATACACCTGGAAAAGCGACTCCTCGCAGTTGTTGCGCCAGGGCAGCCTGCGCTGGGGCAGCAACCTGTTCCACATCGGCGTGCTCGGCATCTTCTTCGGCCATCTGGGCGGCCTGCTGACGCCGCTCGAAGTCTGGCATACGCTCGGGCTCTCGCTGGCCAACAAGCAGTTGATCGCGATCTACGGCGGTGGCACCTGCGGTGTCCTCGGTCTGACCGGCGCCCTGCTGCTGGCCCAGCGCCGCCTCGGCGATGCGCGCATTCTGAAGAACAGTTCGCCGATGGACATCGTCATCCTGTTGTTGCTGGCGGCACAGCTGGCGCTGGGCCTGTTGACGATTCCGGTGTCCTTGCAGCACATGAGTGGCGGTGAAATGATCAAGCTGGTGGAATGGGCGCAACATATCGCGACTTTCCGCGGCGGCGCAGCCGATTACCTGGCCGATGTCTCGATCCTGTTCAAGCTGCACCTGTTCCTCGGCCTGACGATCGCGCTGCTATTTCCGTTCTCGCGCCTGGTGCATATCTGGAGCGGCTTCGGCGCGCTGACCTACCTCGTGCGGCCCTACCAGATGGTACGCGCACGGCGCCTGAACCTGCCGGCTGGCCATAACCTGCCATAA
- a CDS encoding NnrS family protein, giving the protein MKISEHSLWLAGFRPFFTLAFLTGMALPILWALVFSGALTLPALPFSIVQWHAHEMFFGFGWSVLGGFLLTATKNWVNIRGYRGNTLILLVVAWLIERAGMWFAGSLPPLLFAITNNLFLAAIIAMLLWTLLRYRETDSYRSGNLFFLLVLPAFLLAKNLLLSQAYSAIGYSMTLGLFRMAFLLMLERTLTQFMKGVFQVDILRNKLLDSSIRLLALAFVFESLLPQWLAAVIALLLALLLLLRLMFWKPQLALRRLDTGIMYLGYLALTAQLLVIVAGVLHLAAWVGSVSVHVFAFGVMGLIIPAMLIRICNGHTGRKVVFDGRDKLALWIMMAAFVLRIVAPQFFPALYLRWVEFSALCWFACFALLGWRYIPFLMQARVDGKTY; this is encoded by the coding sequence ATGAAAATTTCCGAACACTCACTCTGGCTTGCAGGTTTCCGCCCCTTCTTTACCCTCGCTTTTCTCACCGGAATGGCACTCCCCATTCTCTGGGCGCTGGTGTTCTCCGGCGCGCTGACACTGCCGGCGCTGCCATTCAGCATAGTTCAATGGCATGCGCACGAAATGTTCTTTGGCTTCGGCTGGAGCGTGCTGGGCGGCTTCCTGCTCACTGCCACCAAGAACTGGGTAAATATTCGCGGCTATCGTGGCAACACGCTGATTCTGCTGGTTGTCGCCTGGCTCATCGAACGTGCCGGCATGTGGTTCGCGGGCAGCCTGCCGCCCTTGCTATTTGCCATTACGAACAATCTGTTCCTGGCGGCGATCATCGCCATGCTGCTGTGGACGCTGCTGCGCTACCGCGAAACCGATAGCTATCGCAGTGGCAACCTGTTCTTTTTGCTGGTCCTGCCTGCCTTCCTGCTCGCCAAGAACCTGCTGCTGAGCCAGGCTTACTCCGCCATCGGCTACAGCATGACGCTTGGACTGTTCCGCATGGCTTTTCTGCTCATGCTCGAACGCACCCTGACGCAGTTCATGAAGGGCGTGTTCCAGGTCGACATCCTGCGCAATAAGCTGCTCGACAGTTCGATCAGGCTGCTGGCGCTGGCATTTGTATTCGAAAGCCTGCTGCCGCAATGGCTGGCCGCCGTTATCGCACTGCTGCTCGCCCTGCTGCTCCTGTTGCGCCTGATGTTCTGGAAACCGCAGCTGGCCCTGCGCCGGCTTGATACCGGCATCATGTATCTTGGATATCTGGCGCTCACCGCGCAACTGCTGGTCATTGTTGCCGGCGTTCTGCATCTCGCCGCCTGGGTCGGCAGTGTCTCGGTGCATGTGTTTGCTTTCGGCGTCATGGGTCTGATCATTCCGGCCATGCTGATTCGCATCTGCAACGGCCATACCGGCCGCAAAGTGGTGTTCGATGGGCGCGACAAGCTGGCGCTTTGGATCATGATGGCCGCCTTCGTCCTGCGCATCGTCGCGCCGCAATTTTTCCCGGCGCTCTATCTGCGCTGGGTCGAGTTCTCGGCGCTGTGCTGGTTTGCCTGTTTTGCGCTGCTTGGCTGGCGCTACATCCCTTTCCTGATGCAAGCGCGGGTGGATGGGAAGACGTACTAA
- a CDS encoding DUF2478 domain-containing protein, with amino-acid sequence MSLVPFTFTDANMDESSDWPHIAAIVHAEHGTADGLLADFVFGLRASGRRVCGLIQQYKDDTDKESAMLVDLDGGECFPLFQNLGTGSTSCGLDEISIAAASAVLRRALSEKPDLVVANRFGELEATGGGFAAEMLALMAEGVPLITVVVEKYLNDWRRFTGGAAKELRPQREALEAWFSDLSQLKGPPISRPESSGKTTTHHDKS; translated from the coding sequence ATGAGTCTGGTCCCTTTTACCTTTACTGATGCCAACATGGACGAAAGCAGCGACTGGCCCCACATTGCTGCCATCGTCCATGCCGAACACGGCACCGCCGACGGCCTGCTTGCCGATTTTGTTTTTGGTCTGCGCGCAAGCGGTCGGCGCGTGTGTGGTCTGATACAGCAATACAAGGATGATACCGACAAGGAGTCAGCAATGCTCGTCGACCTCGACGGCGGCGAGTGTTTTCCACTCTTCCAGAATCTCGGTACCGGCTCTACCTCTTGCGGTCTCGACGAAATAAGCATCGCAGCGGCGAGCGCCGTCCTGCGCCGCGCACTCAGCGAAAAGCCCGACCTCGTCGTCGCCAACCGCTTCGGTGAACTGGAAGCGACCGGTGGCGGTTTCGCCGCCGAGATGCTGGCCTTGATGGCGGAAGGTGTGCCCCTGATTACAGTGGTAGTCGAGAAATATCTCAACGACTGGCGGCGCTTTACCGGGGGTGCCGCCAAGGAATTGCGGCCACAGCGCGAGGCATTGGAAGCGTGGTTTTCCGACTTATCACAGCTAAAGGGGCCACCCATTAGTCGGCCCGAGTCAAGTGGTAAAACGACGACGCATCATGATAAATCGTGA
- a CDS encoding ATP-binding cassette domain-containing protein: MAPPVPASANQQATLNHSPLSVRDLVKSYDGRAAVAGISFELKRGECFGLLGPNGAGKTTTLRCCLGLTTPESGTIILAGAPVPQQARSARARVGVVPQFDNLDPDFTVAENLLVYGRYFGLSDAYVRARILDLLEFAGLAGKEKTGLRTLSGGMKRRLTLARALVNDPDLLLLDEPTTGLDPQARHLIWDRLKRLIAEGKTILLTTHFMDEAERLCDRLAIMDAGRIVVQGSPRELIAQHIEPHVVEVFGDAGDTQSIEWAHREAGQYARRCEMTGETLFCYVDEPATLLEHLAMRPGLRVLHRPANLEDVFLKLTGRDLRD; encoded by the coding sequence ATGGCACCTCCCGTTCCGGCATCCGCCAACCAGCAAGCTACGTTGAATCATTCTCCGCTTTCGGTTCGCGATCTCGTCAAATCCTATGACGGCCGCGCCGCGGTCGCCGGCATTTCCTTCGAACTCAAGCGCGGCGAATGTTTCGGCCTGCTCGGACCCAACGGCGCCGGCAAGACCACCACGCTGCGCTGCTGTCTCGGGCTGACCACGCCGGAGAGCGGCACTATCATACTGGCTGGCGCACCGGTGCCGCAACAGGCGCGCAGCGCGCGTGCGCGTGTCGGCGTGGTGCCGCAATTCGACAATCTCGATCCGGATTTCACCGTCGCCGAGAACCTGCTGGTCTATGGCCGCTACTTCGGCCTCAGCGACGCGTATGTCCGCGCGCGCATCCTCGACCTGCTCGAATTCGCCGGTTTGGCCGGCAAGGAAAAGACCGGTTTGCGCACGCTGTCAGGCGGCATGAAGCGTCGCCTCACCCTGGCGCGGGCGCTAGTGAACGACCCCGACCTGCTGCTGCTGGACGAACCCACCACCGGCCTTGATCCGCAGGCGCGGCACTTGATCTGGGATCGGTTAAAGCGGCTCATCGCCGAGGGCAAGACCATTCTGCTGACGACGCATTTCATGGACGAGGCCGAGCGCCTCTGCGACAGGCTGGCGATCATGGATGCCGGCCGCATCGTCGTGCAGGGTTCGCCACGCGAGCTGATCGCGCAACATATCGAGCCGCATGTGGTCGAGGTCTTTGGCGACGCCGGGGATACGCAGTCGATCGAGTGGGCACACCGCGAAGCGGGGCAATATGCGCGGCGTTGCGAAATGACCGGCGAGACGCTGTTCTGTTATGTCGATGAACCGGCCACGCTGCTCGAGCATCTTGCAATGCGGCCGGGCTTGCGCGTGCTGCACCGGCCGGCGAATCTGGAAGACGTGTTTCTCAAGCTGACCGGCAGGGATCTGCGCGACTGA
- a CDS encoding PHA/PHB synthase family protein yields the protein MSKHDHKEQHQLPDPKEVALTYAEVAKRASKLINEHLQRQLEKGATPPADELGIAQAFMDMMAKMLANPYKLAQVQMGLVWDYFSLWQHSMLRFSGMNTTPVAKPARDDRRFKDQEWEDHFLFDFIKQSYLITARHMQGAVSDVEGLDEVARKKVTFFTRQFVDALSPTNFALTNPEVLRETVKSHGQNLLKGFNNLLRDIEAGDGQLRVKMTDDKAFVLGENVASTPGKVVFQNELIQLLQFNPTTAQQYKKPLLILPPWINKYYILDLRQNNSFIKWATDQGHTVFCISWVNPDAKLAAKSFDFYLTHGALAALDAIEKQTGEKEVNAIGYCLGGTLLGATTAYLAAKKQKRIASLTFFVALLDFSIPGELGTFIDEQQVAALEKKMEVRGYMEGSDMAGTFNSLRANDLIWSFVVNNYLMGKEPFPFDLLFWNSDSTRLPYKMHSFYLRNMYLKNLLRVPGGIELDGVPIDISLNKAPSYFISTLEDHIAPWKSTYLGATALGGPTRFVLAGSGHIAGIVNPPAANKYCYWTNASKIMPDHPDAWLADAKQHEGSWWTDWQKWIASLNGDDMVPARNPAKGKLKVLEDTPGSFAKFHLNQQPKASVKK from the coding sequence ATGTCGAAACACGATCATAAAGAACAACATCAGCTCCCCGACCCGAAAGAGGTTGCCTTAACCTATGCCGAGGTAGCCAAGCGCGCCTCGAAGCTGATTAACGAACATCTGCAGCGCCAGCTTGAGAAGGGCGCCACACCACCCGCCGACGAATTGGGCATCGCGCAGGCCTTCATGGACATGATGGCCAAGATGCTCGCCAATCCGTACAAGCTGGCGCAGGTGCAAATGGGCCTGGTGTGGGACTATTTTTCGCTCTGGCAGCATTCCATGCTGCGTTTTTCTGGCATGAATACCACGCCCGTCGCAAAACCCGCCAGAGACGACAGGCGCTTCAAGGATCAGGAATGGGAAGATCATTTCCTGTTCGATTTCATCAAGCAGTCCTATCTGATTACGGCGCGCCACATGCAGGGAGCGGTGAGCGATGTTGAAGGGCTCGACGAAGTGGCGCGCAAGAAGGTGACCTTCTTCACGCGCCAGTTCGTCGACGCACTCTCGCCGACCAACTTTGCGCTGACCAATCCCGAGGTGCTGCGCGAGACGGTAAAGAGCCATGGGCAAAATCTGCTCAAGGGCTTCAACAACCTGTTGCGTGACATCGAGGCCGGCGATGGTCAGTTGCGCGTCAAGATGACCGACGATAAGGCTTTCGTGCTCGGCGAAAACGTCGCCTCGACGCCGGGGAAAGTGGTATTCCAGAACGAACTTATTCAGTTGTTGCAATTCAACCCGACCACCGCGCAACAGTACAAAAAACCGTTGCTGATCCTGCCGCCGTGGATCAACAAGTACTACATCCTCGACCTGCGCCAGAACAATTCCTTCATCAAGTGGGCCACCGATCAGGGCCATACCGTATTCTGCATTTCGTGGGTCAACCCGGATGCGAAGCTCGCCGCGAAGAGTTTCGACTTCTACCTCACTCACGGCGCACTGGCTGCGCTTGACGCCATCGAGAAACAAACCGGCGAAAAGGAAGTCAATGCGATCGGTTACTGCCTCGGCGGCACCCTCCTCGGCGCCACCACGGCCTATCTTGCCGCGAAGAAGCAGAAGCGCATCGCCTCGCTAACCTTCTTCGTTGCCCTGCTCGATTTTTCAATCCCGGGCGAACTCGGCACGTTCATCGATGAGCAGCAGGTTGCCGCCCTGGAAAAGAAGATGGAAGTGCGCGGCTACATGGAAGGTTCGGATATGGCCGGTACCTTCAACAGCCTGCGCGCCAACGACCTGATCTGGTCCTTTGTCGTCAACAACTACTTGATGGGCAAGGAGCCATTCCCGTTCGACTTGCTGTTCTGGAATTCAGATTCCACACGCCTGCCCTACAAGATGCATAGCTTTTATCTGCGCAACATGTACCTAAAGAATTTATTGCGAGTCCCGGGTGGCATCGAACTGGATGGTGTCCCGATCGACATCTCACTGAACAAGGCGCCCTCCTATTTCATCTCCACTCTCGAAGACCACATCGCGCCATGGAAGAGCACTTACCTTGGCGCTACCGCACTGGGTGGGCCGACGCGCTTCGTGCTCGCCGGTTCCGGCCACATCGCCGGTATCGTCAACCCGCCCGCCGCCAACAAGTATTGCTACTGGACCAATGCCAGCAAGATCATGCCCGACCATCCGGATGCCTGGCTGGCCGATGCAAAGCAGCACGAGGGATCGTGGTGGACGGATTGGCAAAAATGGATAGCTTCCCTCAACGGCGATGACATGGTGCCTGCGCGCAATCCGGCAAAGGGCAAACTGAAGGTGCTGGAGGATACGCCTGGCTCGTTTGCCAAGTTCCACCTCAACCAGCAACCGAAGGCAAGCGTAAAGAAATGA